The Gemmatimonadales bacterium genome contains a region encoding:
- a CDS encoding SDR family oxidoreductase, which translates to MARELEGKVAIVTGAGSVGEGVGNGKATAILFAREGAKVLAVDYNPAAAAETQRLIQAEGGDCTVHQADVSLAAACQGIVDACLTTYGRIDILHNNVGIELAGGLAETTEADWDRTLTVNLKSIFLLCKAAIPVMVAQGSGVVINVSSINSIRTLPALSLAYAASKAGVNALTRELAIEYAKTGVRVNAILPGMMNTPFVRAALTEAYGGDIAEMTRFRDARCPTGKQGESWDVGNLAVFLASEKAKYITGAEMVVDGAQTLRI; encoded by the coding sequence ATGGCGCGAGAACTCGAAGGCAAAGTGGCGATCGTAACCGGCGCAGGGTCGGTCGGCGAGGGTGTCGGCAACGGCAAGGCGACGGCGATTCTCTTCGCGCGCGAAGGCGCCAAGGTGCTGGCCGTCGACTACAACCCGGCGGCCGCCGCCGAGACCCAGCGACTGATCCAGGCCGAGGGCGGGGACTGCACCGTCCACCAGGCCGACGTGAGCCTGGCCGCTGCGTGCCAGGGCATCGTCGACGCCTGCCTAACGACCTACGGCCGGATCGACATTCTACATAACAACGTCGGAATCGAGCTGGCCGGCGGACTCGCCGAAACCACCGAAGCCGACTGGGACCGGACCCTGACCGTCAACCTCAAGAGCATCTTCCTGCTCTGTAAGGCCGCGATCCCGGTCATGGTAGCGCAAGGCAGCGGGGTGGTCATCAATGTGTCGTCGATCAATTCGATTCGGACGCTTCCCGCGTTATCACTCGCCTACGCCGCCTCGAAGGCCGGCGTCAACGCGCTCACCCGCGAGCTGGCCATCGAGTATGCCAAGACGGGGGTCCGGGTCAACGCGATTCTCCCCGGGATGATGAACACGCCCTTCGTGCGCGCCGCGCTGACCGAGGCCTACGGCGGCGACATCGCCGAGATGACCCGGTTTCGCGACGCCCGCTGCCCGACCGGGAAGCAGGGCGAGTCGTGGGATGTCGGCAACCTCGCGGTGTTCCTCGCGTCCGAGAAGGCGAAGTACATCACCGGCGCCGAGATGGTCGTGGACGGGGCCCAGACCCTCAGGATCTAG
- a CDS encoding proline racemase family protein: protein MMISTIDTHTAGGPTRIVLDGLPPLTGATAAERMGVFRTEHDAIRKFLLNEPRGHRGMYGAVVSPSDDPEVDLSVFFMTTGGYLPTCVHGSIGVATAMLAEGRLQPRPDGNLYFDTPGGRMPLTPRYQGGALAAISLRTQPGTVTQPQVELDADGAQIVASAVFCGVPFLLVPADQTGKAAVQDNLAFFVDLGVRLLAQAGPSYVLALFYEALPGGGFRDVVIGRTGGIDRSPCGAGVGALAIHEHVAGRLPVGAELTVTGLIGTQFAVRVVSADAGGVTPEISGSAWVTGTHQFVLAESDPLAEGFDLGR from the coding sequence ATGATGATTTCGACGATCGACACCCATACGGCCGGCGGCCCGACCCGCATCGTGCTGGACGGTTTGCCGCCGCTGACTGGCGCGACGGCCGCAGAGCGCATGGGTGTCTTCCGAACCGAGCACGACGCGATTCGGAAGTTCCTGCTCAACGAGCCGCGCGGTCATCGCGGCATGTACGGCGCGGTGGTCAGCCCGTCAGATGATCCCGAGGTGGACCTGTCGGTCTTTTTCATGACGACCGGCGGGTATCTCCCGACCTGCGTTCACGGCTCGATCGGCGTGGCAACCGCAATGCTCGCCGAGGGGAGGCTCCAGCCTCGGCCCGACGGTAACCTGTACTTCGACACCCCGGGCGGACGAATGCCGCTGACCCCGCGGTATCAGGGCGGTGCCTTGGCCGCGATCTCGTTGCGGACTCAACCAGGGACGGTCACTCAGCCCCAGGTCGAGCTGGACGCTGACGGCGCCCAGATCGTGGCCTCGGCGGTGTTCTGCGGTGTGCCTTTCCTCCTCGTCCCCGCCGATCAGACTGGCAAGGCGGCAGTCCAGGACAACCTGGCGTTCTTCGTAGACCTCGGGGTGCGGCTGCTCGCCCAGGCGGGGCCGAGCTACGTCCTGGCGCTGTTTTACGAGGCGCTACCGGGTGGAGGGTTCCGCGATGTTGTCATCGGACGGACCGGTGGCATCGATCGATCGCCGTGTGGCGCCGGTGTCGGCGCGCTGGCAATCCACGAACACGTCGCGGGCCGCCTTCCGGTCGGTGCCGAGCTGACGGTCACGGGGCTCATCGGAACTCAGTTTGCGGTCCGCGTGGTGAGCGCCGACGCGGGCGGGGTGACCCCCGAGATTTCGGGGAGCGCCTGGGTCACCGGCACCCATCAGTTTGTGCTGGCCGAGTCGGATCCGTTGGCGGAGGGTTTCGATCTGGGCCGGTAG